The nucleotide window TTTACATTTCCGGCACTTAATCGATTGCTTAAATCACCTTGTGTCGGCGAATTATGGTCAAAATAATCGTTTTTTTTCATATCTACACTATGTCCATATGCTACTTTTGCAACGGCTTCGTCCCAAGCTAATTCTTCGACACCATAGCGATCACGAATAACATTGGTAATTTCTAGCACTTGTTTACTTGAAGCAGTGTCAATTGCATTCCAATCAGCAGGTGTCCGTTTTTCTTCATAAATTTCACCTTGGTAAGATAATTCGTATGGTCGCATTTTAATGAAGGATAATTTATTCAAATAACGTACACTTACTAATTTTGCTTTAAATTTATCAAAATTCAGTTGTGCATATACGCCGCTACCAATGTTAACGATTGGTCTAGCATTTAAGTCTTCTTCTGAAAGTTCAAATTTATAATAGCTGTCTTTATAATTAAAGGATATTTCCGACTGCAAATTAGCATCAGTGAATACTTTTTCTGCAGACATTCCAATCGTATATGGCATAACGTTTAAATCTTGCCCTAATGCATAAATAGTTTGCACCGTATTATTTGCCACGCCGACTTGCATATAACTAGTCCCAGGTTGACTATAAATATAACTATCATAACCATACGCTGATTTATCCACGCGTACAGGATCGCCAAATTCTTTTGTTACATCATTGACACTTTTGTTAATAAATCTTGCCAAGCTCGAACTATCTTCCACTTGTTCAGGATTTTCATTCGTTGTTTTTTTATCGTCAGGAAAATTTGATTTGGTGGCAGTATCTTCTGCGGTGTTTTTTTCCACTGATTTACTAAAAAATAGATCTGTGTTATATCCAATGAATAGGAAAATGATTAATAGCACAGCTACTCTCATAATAAACTTCACACTTTGCCCTCCTCGGCATTATTTTGTCTTCACTTGATGTAACTTCCATTTTACCAATTCTCTTATCATTTGAAAAGTTTTAAAACCACAAAAAAACAATTACGAATCAGCGCTACAAAAATCGCACTTCTTCGTAATTGTTCTAACTTTATAGGAAAATCGAAATGACTACCATCGCGACGAACAAAATCGTCATATAGTTTAATGAGTAAACGAACATCCATCTAGCCCATTTGATACTATCTTCCATTTTAAAACCATATATGCTAAGTGCGAGCCAACCGATATTTAGCAAGGTGGCTAAAATAACATAAACGATACCTAAATCAAACATGAAAAACGGTAGGATGGTTAATAAGACAACCCAGAAAAACATGCTTTTTTTCGTTCTTTCAATGCCTTTTACTACTGGTAACATTGGAATCCCAGCAGCGGCATATTCTTCTTTCCGTTTAATAGCAATTGCATAAAAATGCGGTGGTTGCCAACAAAACATCACAAGGAATAACATTATTGGTACAATACTAAAACTTGGTTCGACAGCAAACCACCCAATAAGCGGCGGTACAGCTCCTGAAAAACTACCAATAATTGTATTACTAACTAATTTTCTTTTTGCATAAAGTGAATAAACGACGACATACAAAAAGACACCAATAACGCCTAGCAGACCTGCTTGCCAAGTTGTCATAAAGAGCATAATCGTTCCGACAAGACCTAAAGCAATAGCGACCATTAAGGCACGTTTCCCGGATATTTTCCCAGTCATTGTTGGCCTGTTTTTAGTTCGTTCCATAATTCCATCAATATCCCGGTCGATGACATTATTAAAAGCGCCCGAAGCAGCTACAATAAGTGCTGAACCGACGATAGTAAAGAATATCACATCTACATTTTGGATAAAAGAAATACCATTTAACTGAAAGGCTAACCACATTCCTGTAAAAGCAGTAATCGTATTGGAATTTACGATACCAATTTTCACAAGCTCGGTAAAATCACGGACAGTAAATCTACTCGCCGAGAACTCCCCAGTTTTTTCTATCTGATTCACATTTTCTCCCCCTTACACTTGCTGATATAAACCAGTGATTGCGAACTGATAGATATCTTATACCCTTATTATGTGAAAAATACGCACCTTTTGTCAATAAATCGGCTTTAGACTTGTAAACTTTACATCTTTAAATAAACACGCTACAATAAGTTTGATGTGTACTCATGAACTTATACATATAAACATAAATTAGAAAAATCTCACACGCATCTAAAGGAGAGATTGGTAGATAATGAAAAAATTCTTGAAAATTTGGTCTGTCTTAACTATTATTTGTATGACTGTCGTCGTATTTGGCGGCGCGCTAGTAACAAAAACTGGTTCCGCAGATGGTTGCGGTAATAGTTGGCCTTTATGTAATGGGCAATTAGTTCATTTAACAGATGTAACACCTGAAAAATTAATTGAATTCATGCATCGAATGACAACTGGTATTAGTTCTATTTTTGTAATTGTTCTAGCCATTTGTGCTTGGATTTATATGAAAGATCGGCGGGAAACAAAACCGCTAGCGATTGTTGCGGTGTTGTTTCTAATTATCCAAGCGCTTATGGGGATGGCTGCTGTTGTTTGGGGACAAAATCCATATATCATGGCATTGCACTTTGGAATTTCGATTATTTGTTACGCATCGATTGTATTACTCGCGTTAATGATTTTTGAAGTAGATCGAAAATTTGATGCTAGAAATTTAGTAATGGGTACAAAACTCCGGATAAACATTTATGCATTAACAATTTATACGTATTTAGCTGTTTATACAGGAGCGCTTGTCCGTCATGAGAAAGCAAGTATGGCCGTTCCAGTTTGGCCATTTGAAAACGGAAAATTTATTATGCCAGATTCCGTGCAAGATTATGTGCAATATTTTCACCGACTAGCCGCATTCATCTTAATTGTTTGGCTACTCTATGTCACTTGGTTAGTTTTCCGCGACTACAGAAGATATCGTGTGCTCACTTTTAGTATGATTTTGTCACTTGTGTTTATTGCCCTTCAAGCAGTTACTGGTGCATTATCAGTATATACAGGGGTAAACTTATATATCGCACTGGCACATAGCTTAATTATTACGATGCTTTTTGCCTTGTTATGTTACTTATGTTTACTCGCATCCAGAAGCAAAAGCAATCGCTTGCGAATAAAATAACGGAAAAGCTAGTGACTTTGGTTGCTAGCTTTTTTTGAGATAACATGCAGGTTTTCGGTTGTTTTATGCTAAAATGAAGAAGAGTATAAGTTAACGAGGTGAAGAACTTGGACAAAACAAAGAGAAGAATGATTTATGAGTCATTTATGCTTGTTCTCATAATTTTATCGCTTGCCCTTTTACCCTATCACAATTCTTTTACGTTTATTCTGAATTGGATTATTTGGGTGATTTTTACGCTGGATTATGTGGTCAGGTTTTATCGGGCTGATAACAAATGGCATTACGTCAAGACACATCCATTCCAGTTAATTGCCATTATCCCGTTTTATGGTGGGTTTAGGGCGGCGCGGATTGCTAGCTTTGTCCATCTCTTAAGTATTACCGCAATGGGAAAACGTTATATAGTTCCAATTTATAACTTTTTCCGCTCTAATGGGTTAAATCGCTTCTTAATGATTTTTATTTTACTCGTGATTATTATTCCGGTTCCCATGGTATTTATCGAACCAGAGATAAATAATTACCCAGATGCACTTTGGTGGGCAATTGTTACGGCTACAACTGTTGGTTACGGGGATATTGTTCCTGTTACTCCGATTGGTCGAATCCTAGCGGCCATTATGATGTTATTTGGAATTGCTTTTATCGGGATGATTACTAGTACAATCACTAATTTCTTTCGTGCCAAGAAAACTGTTTCTACTAGCACACAAAGAACGAGTAAAATCACACAGCTAATTGCCGAAACTCCTGACCTTACAAAAGAAGAAATAGCAGTTGTCGAACAGTTTTTGAATTTAAGAAAAAACGAACTGACGGATAGTAAACAAAAAAGTGATGCCCACTGAGGTTATTACTTTTTTGGCTAGGTCATGAGTTGGAAATAAATATGAAATTTTTTTCAGTCTTGAAATAAGACTGAAAATCCTTTTTTATAAAATCCATTTCTTCCGAATACAACAAGAAATGCTTCTAGATTATTCCTTACTTTTCTTTAAATAGAGGGCACCATTTCTTTCTTCTAACTTATTCTTTTTAATCAATAACGGTAATTTTTCATATAATACCGTGCAAAATACACCAGCGTATTTTGCTAGTTTCATTTTATGCATGTAACTGGGAATCTTTTGTTGTTCGCCATTTATGTTTGAATTATCACAAATATGTTGTAAAGAATATATAATTCGTTCCTCTGCTGATAATTCATATTTGATTAGTTCACTATACAAGTTTTTGTTATTATTTAAAGTTGCTTCGATAAGCCAATGGAGATAATCTGTTTTGTTTGTCGCAAAATTCAAAAAATACTCCCTGTCAATGTGCACTAGTAGTACTTCTGTATCACAAATTAAATTCAGCTCATTATCTGCATTAATTTTTGCAAGTTGTTGATTTACTACATCTCCATTGAAAAAAAGTGAAGAATATGAAAATTTTTATTTTCGATATGAAGCACTCCTTCTAAAACGATAATAAACTCATTGATACATTGCTCCTTTTTAACAACCTCATTTCGGTGGAAATTTTCTTTTCGTATCCAACTATCTTCTAATTTGCCTCGATCCAGTTCAGCAATCATTTCCTTTATTATTTCTTCCTGCAATAGTACCATCCCCTTATACAACCTATTTGTGTTACACATCGTTTAATCATTATAAATTTCCTTACGAATACGAGTGGTAAGAATCGAATTTAAAGTATAGACAGTTAAATCCCTATTCACAATTAGCTTATCTTATGTTCCCCATTCAATCGGATAGGCTACATTTCCCCTCATAGAAAAACACCTCCAGTCAAATTAATTTTACTTAATTTTGATTGGAAGTGCTTATTATTTCCTCTTTTATTCAGAAACATAGCTATTTTTAAGGTGTAACAATATTGAATACGGGGTTAAACTCATCTAGCAAGGAAGCAAATTCATCAAATTTCTCAGCATTCCCTTCTAGTTTAATGCTTTGATCAGCAAATGCCTCTTTAAATGTTTTCACACCACCAAAAATATGATTAAAAGTATCTCTAGTTGTAGTTAAAACTACGTCGGCATTAGCATCTTCTTCTGCATCTCGATATGTTAGCACAGAATTATTTAGTAATACATTATATTTTTCTTCTGTGTCAGTCAATTTCCAGTTCATAGAAACTCGTTTATCGATAGCTTTTTCACCATTTAAGCGAATGCCCATATAGTCTAGAACCAAGTCAAACGGCATACCTTCTACCACATCCAGTGTTACCGTATTAAGAACCTCTGTTGGAAGAGAATTACGGAGTTCATATGCTGAAGCTAAATACACATTCCGCCATGAAGCAGACTCAGATTGATAGCCTAATTGTTCCAAAGCATCTGCCAATAACCCTCTTGCTTCTTCACTTTTATCGTCCGCGAATACCGCATGTTTTACCACTTCAGCAACCCAGCGGTACTCTCCTGCTTCATAGGATACACGAGCCTTTTTCAAGACCTCATCCACGCCGCCCATAAATTCAACATACTTTTTAGCAACTTCTTCTGGGGGTAGTGGATAAAGATTTGCTGGATTTCCGTCGTACCAACCAAGATAGAATTGATAGATAGCTTTTACGTCATGATTTAATGTTCCATAATAGCCTCTTACATACCATTTTTCTTCTAAAGATGGTGGAAATTTGACTGCTTCAGCTACTTCAGTCGCAGTTAAACCTTTATTGATAAAATGCAACGTTTGGTCATGCATATATTTATAGGCATCACGTTGATGAATTAGCATATCATTGATTTCTTCGTTGCCCCAAGTTGGCCAGTGATGCTGACCGATACATATCGCATATTTATCCCCGAATGCGCGAATCGCTTTATCAATATCTTTCCACCACGCATAGGCATCACGGATTTGTGCGCCACGAAGCGTTAAGATATTATGCAGATTATGTACTGCATCTTCAGCGATATTGATTAATTTAAATTGCGGAAAGTACATTAAATGTTCTGATGGTGCTTCTGTATTTGGTGCCATTAGGAACTCTATTTCAATACCATCTACTGTACGTTTTTCATGATCAAAAGTAATGGTATCATTTGGTGCAATGAGTGACATATGACCTGTAGAAAGTGTTTTCCCTAATCCAGCATCTACTTGACCTAGTTCACTACGAGATAAGCGGCTTCCATACATATATTCTGCACGACGAACCATTGCATTTCCTGCAAAAACATTTTCACTTACGGCATGTTCCATGAATCCTTCTGGTCCAATTAAGGCAACTTTTCCAGAAGCCACATCTTCTTTACTAACAAGTCCAGCTACACCACCATAGTGATCACCGTGCGAGTGCGTATAGATAATTGCTTTAATTGGTTTTTTGGGACGATGCTCATAATAAAGTTCTAATGCTGCACGAGCAGTTTCAACAGAAGTTAACGTATCAGTAATAATAAGCCCCGTATCCCCTTCCATGATAGTTGTATTAGCCATGTCGTAACCACGAACTTGATAGACACGTTCCGTTACTTTAAATAAACCATTCGTCATATTAAGTTGCGAAATACGCCACAAACTTGGGTTAACAGAATCTGGTGCATCCCCGTCTCCGATAAATTGATAATCATCTAGACTCCAAATTCGTTTTCCATTTTCATCTGTTACTTCCACTTTATCCCACGTTCCGATAAAGCCTTTTTTTGCATCTTCAAAATCTTTCGTATTTTCAAAGGGTAGAGCATCTTTCACAGCATTATTAACCTCTTTAGTAAAGCTTGTTGCCTCTTTCGGTAATATCTCTTTGGACATGTCTGTTTCCCCTCTCGAAATAATTTTTGTATCTTTAAGTGTATACCTCACTCTTTTTATTTGAAACGTCTTTCATTTATTCGTGTTCAAAAAAAGAAGTAGTAGTTAGACTACTGTATTAATTTGTCAAAACGCACTGCTCTCCGTCTCAGAAACGAGTCAGCTTTAATTTTATTTAAACATCTAAAACGAAAAACGTGTAATTTAAACATATTTCAAGCTCTTTTTCAGTAAAATTCATTAGATTGTCACTTGATGAAAGCGTTATTTTGGTATAATTAATATTGGCATTACCATCTATACAAAGAAGGAAGAGGTGGTTAAGTTGACTAATAAAGGGGTAGAAAAAGCTACTTTTCTCTTCCAAAGATCAATATGATTCCAACTGTGGTTGGCCAAGTTTTACTAAATCAAATGATGAAGAAGAAATCCATAAAGCATTTGATTCTAGTCATGGCATGAGACGAACAGAAGTCCGCTCTATGGAAGCTGATTCCCATTTAGGGCATTGTATTTTCGCGGTCACCCAAAAGAAAGCGGTGGTATGCGTTATTGCATCAATTCTGCTGCCTTAGGTTTTGTCCCAGTAGAGGATTTAGAAAAAGAAGGCTATGCTGAGTACCGACATTTATTTGCGTAACAAAGATATGTTAATGTTTGAGAGAAGCGATTAAGATGAAAAATTTATCAATAGAAGAAAAAAAGAGCCATACCGCACCTTTTTCATACCCAATTTAAACAAATGAGCCAAGTCTCTCTTTTGAAAGACTTAGCTCATTTTATTTTTTAAGTAATTTATCTACTTGCTCGCGGTAACGATCAGATAAGGATTCTACTGAGAGAATTTGTAATAAATCCTTTTTTGTACCGTGTTTATGCAACACTTTATCATGGCAAATTGCTACTGTAACCCCGTGGCTTTCTTGGTGAATTTGTTTTATTTTATCCTGTTGTTTTATTTCTCCTGGTGTAATCGTTCGACACAAGTAGCCAGTAAATCCAGTTTCTCGAATTGCTTTATAAAGGTTAGGGATGGCATTGAATTTTTCAATTGTACTACATGGATTTCTTGCTTCTGTAACTTGAATAACTACTTCACCAATTTGGAACTTATCGCCAATTTGGACCTCTTCTTCCAACATATTGGTCACAATCAAGTTTTCACCAAAAGCACTCATTTGCAACTTCTCACCAAACATTTTTTCCCATTTTTGATAATGCTCCACTGGATAAATACATACAGTCCTGTCTAATCCTCCGTGATATTTTAAATTATGTGGGGCATCATTTTCAAAACCAGTCATTGTTAAATAGGCCACATCAACAGATTTTTTTTCAATTCCTGTCACCATTTGCTTGTTATTTCCCAAAGTTAATTCTTTTGGCTTTCCAACTGCTAAATGTACTATTTTTCGTTCCATGTGTTAAACTCCTTTGATGCTATTTTTTTCGATTTAAAATAGCGAGAATACCGGTGATTAATGCAAGAACACTAATTGCAAGTGCTGTCCATAATAGAATTTTATCATCATTTGTTGCACTACTATCACTAGATGTATTTTCAGCGCCAGCGATTACTTCTCCGTGAGATCCAGCAGAAGTTTTCGTGGATTCTTTAATTATTTTCGTTGTTGCATGAGGGGTTTCAGAATCTTCTGCGCCAACCCATTCGACAATCGAACCATCTTCATAGTATTGATAGGCGTTCCATGCGATGTCTCCTGTTTCACTTGGATTTTTAGCAATAAAACTGAAGCGTTGGAATTGTCCTTGTTCGATCCCATTCCCTTCTGTTTGCCACGTAACTGTATTATTTTTCTTATCAATCGTTGTTTTCCATCCTTGAACAGGTTCATATGATTCAAAAGAAGTATCTTTCGGTATTTTTAGAACGATTTTTTTAGAAGCAACAGCTTTTTCAGAAGGGACTTTCATCGTATAGGTTTCCCATGCTGCTACAGTGGATTCGCTTGGAAATACAGAGACATGTGCACTTGCTTGAAATGGTACGAATAAAACAGCTAACAAAATAATAAATGAACTGATGATTTTTTTCATTGCTTTTCCCCTTTACTGTTTAATATTAATATTGAATGTTTGGTCGATATCGGCGAAATCTTTCGTTAAGCCGTGGACTTCCACTTCCCAATTTCCAGTTTGATTAATATAGAGACCTTCTGCAAAATATTGGTTCTCATTGACAAGTTTTGCTTGAAACGTAGCTTTTTCATCTGTTTTTACTGATTTAGTAGTTATTGTCACTTGTTGTAAGTCTGTTTTTACTGCGCCGCTCTCTGTAAGGAAAGTAACAATGAATTGGTTTTGTCCTACAGTAGCTGGTGCAATTTTCAAATTAATTTTTGCTTTTTCCCCTTGTGCGATTATCGTCTCATCATAGGTTTTCGGAGCAGCTGGAGGTGGCGTTTGCACATTTGTTAAAGCACTTGCCACAATCAGAATGACCGTTCCAATCACAAGTTCTAGCATAATGGTTTTAAAAGGAAGTTTTTCTTTTTTGAGTTTTAAATAAATATAATGCGCCAAACCGAGTAAGGCCATCAATAAAAACAAAGCAATTTTGAAAAGAAGTAATTTACCATAGTTAGTTGTAAATAAACTTTTCATTTGTCCGATATTCATGACAGCCATCAGCAAGCCACTTGCCAAAATGGAGGCGACTGCGATGGTTGCAATTACTGCGAACCTGCTCCAAACTTGCTTGGCTTTATTTGAGCGTGGGAGTACGAATAAAAGAACGATGATACCTCCAACCCAAACACTCGCGGCAACCATATGCAAAATATCCGCTGTAATGCTTATTACTTTATCGGCACTAGCAGCTGCGTGTCCATTTTGTGCTTTTGTGAAGATAAGATACGCTACCAAAACACTCTCGGTCAGAAGAGCCAACCAGCTCCACTGTTTTTCTTTGGCAAACATTATTATCGTAAATAGGAAGAGAATAGCCCAAACGATAAATTCGCTAATCCAAAGATAACCCGTTTTTGTTTCTGTTAAAAAAGCGAATAGATT belongs to Listeria ivanovii subsp. ivanovii and includes:
- a CDS encoding CAP domain-containing protein, which encodes MKFIMRVAVLLIIFLFIGYNTDLFFSKSVEKNTAEDTATKSNFPDDKKTTNENPEQVEDSSSLARFINKSVNDVTKEFGDPVRVDKSAYGYDSYIYSQPGTSYMQVGVANNTVQTIYALGQDLNVMPYTIGMSAEKVFTDANLQSEISFNYKDSYYKFELSEEDLNARPIVNIGSGVYAQLNFDKFKAKLVSVRYLNKLSFIKMRPYELSYQGEIYEEKRTPADWNAIDTASSKQVLEITNVIRDRYGVEELAWDEAVAKVAYGHSVDMKKNDYFDHNSPTQGDLSNRLSAGNVKYTKAGENIAFNYVDSAAAVEGWLNSKGHRDNLLDGSYTYMGAGTYQKYYTQNFIIK
- the cyoE gene encoding heme o synthase, which encodes MNQIEKTGEFSASRFTVRDFTELVKIGIVNSNTITAFTGMWLAFQLNGISFIQNVDVIFFTIVGSALIVAASGAFNNVIDRDIDGIMERTKNRPTMTGKISGKRALMVAIALGLVGTIMLFMTTWQAGLLGVIGVFLYVVVYSLYAKRKLVSNTIIGSFSGAVPPLIGWFAVEPSFSIVPIMLFLVMFCWQPPHFYAIAIKRKEEYAAAGIPMLPVVKGIERTKKSMFFWVVLLTILPFFMFDLGIVYVILATLLNIGWLALSIYGFKMEDSIKWARWMFVYSLNYMTILFVAMVVISIFL
- a CDS encoding COX15/CtaA family protein; amino-acid sequence: MKKFLKIWSVLTIICMTVVVFGGALVTKTGSADGCGNSWPLCNGQLVHLTDVTPEKLIEFMHRMTTGISSIFVIVLAICAWIYMKDRRETKPLAIVAVLFLIIQALMGMAAVVWGQNPYIMALHFGISIICYASIVLLALMIFEVDRKFDARNLVMGTKLRINIYALTIYTYLAVYTGALVRHEKASMAVPVWPFENGKFIMPDSVQDYVQYFHRLAAFILIVWLLYVTWLVFRDYRRYRVLTFSMILSLVFIALQAVTGALSVYTGVNLYIALAHSLIITMLFALLCYLCLLASRSKSNRLRIK
- a CDS encoding potassium channel family protein, giving the protein MDKTKRRMIYESFMLVLIILSLALLPYHNSFTFILNWIIWVIFTLDYVVRFYRADNKWHYVKTHPFQLIAIIPFYGGFRAARIASFVHLLSITAMGKRYIVPIYNFFRSNGLNRFLMIFILLVIIIPVPMVFIEPEINNYPDALWWAIVTATTVGYGDIVPVTPIGRILAAIMMLFGIAFIGMITSTITNFFRAKKTVSTSTQRTSKITQLIAETPDLTKEEIAVVEQFLNLRKNELTDSKQKSDAH
- a CDS encoding alkyl/aryl-sulfatase; the protein is MSKEILPKEATSFTKEVNNAVKDALPFENTKDFEDAKKGFIGTWDKVEVTDENGKRIWSLDDYQFIGDGDAPDSVNPSLWRISQLNMTNGLFKVTERVYQVRGYDMANTTIMEGDTGLIITDTLTSVETARAALELYYEHRPKKPIKAIIYTHSHGDHYGGVAGLVSKEDVASGKVALIGPEGFMEHAVSENVFAGNAMVRRAEYMYGSRLSRSELGQVDAGLGKTLSTGHMSLIAPNDTITFDHEKRTVDGIEIEFLMAPNTEAPSEHLMYFPQFKLINIAEDAVHNLHNILTLRGAQIRDAYAWWKDIDKAIRAFGDKYAICIGQHHWPTWGNEEINDMLIHQRDAYKYMHDQTLHFINKGLTATEVAEAVKFPPSLEEKWYVRGYYGTLNHDVKAIYQFYLGWYDGNPANLYPLPPEEVAKKYVEFMGGVDEVLKKARVSYEAGEYRWVAEVVKHAVFADDKSEEARGLLADALEQLGYQSESASWRNVYLASAYELRNSLPTEVLNTVTLDVVEGMPFDLVLDYMGIRLNGEKAIDKRVSMNWKLTDTEEKYNVLLNNSVLTYRDAEEDANADVVLTTTRDTFNHIFGGVKTFKEAFADQSIKLEGNAEKFDEFASLLDEFNPVFNIVTP
- a CDS encoding MOSC domain-containing protein, with translation MERKIVHLAVGKPKELTLGNNKQMVTGIEKKSVDVAYLTMTGFENDAPHNLKYHGGLDRTVCIYPVEHYQKWEKMFGEKLQMSAFGENLIVTNMLEEEVQIGDKFQIGEVVIQVTEARNPCSTIEKFNAIPNLYKAIRETGFTGYLCRTITPGEIKQQDKIKQIHQESHGVTVAICHDKVLHKHGTKKDLLQILSVESLSDRYREQVDKLLKK
- a CDS encoding YcnI family protein, yielding MKKIISSFIILLAVLFVPFQASAHVSVFPSESTVAAWETYTMKVPSEKAVASKKIVLKIPKDTSFESYEPVQGWKTTIDKKNNTVTWQTEGNGIEQGQFQRFSFIAKNPSETGDIAWNAYQYYEDGSIVEWVGAEDSETPHATTKIIKESTKTSAGSHGEVIAGAENTSSDSSATNDDKILLWTALAISVLALITGILAILNRKK
- a CDS encoding copper resistance CopC/CopD family protein produces the protein MKFLKKGIFLFILIYLLIVPIELVSAHAYLENANPADQSHIQTAPEKVTLVFNEEIEADFPLIEVKNSKGEQVETGKTTVSKQNNHIVESALPKDLKPDVYAVSWRVVSADGHAVSGVISFKLGDTKASFQETAAPVSGADLPISSIQKALLYIGFSLFIGLLVLGFGLYPRNEPMTKKIVQRLKKLTIVALILLGLAIILQVFVQTSITTGVSITASLQPVNLFAFLTETKTGYLWISEFIVWAILFLFTIIMFAKEKQWSWLALLTESVLVAYLIFTKAQNGHAAASADKVISITADILHMVAASVWVGGIIVLLFVLPRSNKAKQVWSRFAVIATIAVASILASGLLMAVMNIGQMKSLFTTNYGKLLLFKIALFLLMALLGLAHYIYLKLKKEKLPFKTIMLELVIGTVILIVASALTNVQTPPPAAPKTYDETIIAQGEKAKINLKIAPATVGQNQFIVTFLTESGAVKTDLQQVTITTKSVKTDEKATFQAKLVNENQYFAEGLYINQTGNWEVEVHGLTKDFADIDQTFNINIKQ